From Flavobacterium lipolyticum, one genomic window encodes:
- a CDS encoding DUF1508 domain-containing protein, with amino-acid sequence MLKTGKFVITKKSDAVFQFDYRDSNDTIILYSGNYTRKMMCLNGIESVKRNSKDSFKFFKKTSQSGTFYFNLKSFNGKIIAVSEFFENRSLRDNAIDLIKIEAVNASIEDQSKLRKYSYAVDNE; translated from the coding sequence ATGTTAAAAACAGGAAAGTTTGTAATTACGAAAAAGTCAGACGCGGTGTTTCAATTTGATTACCGAGATAGTAATGATACAATAATACTTTACAGTGGAAATTACACAAGAAAAATGATGTGCTTAAATGGGATAGAATCTGTCAAGCGGAATTCAAAAGACAGCTTTAAATTTTTTAAAAAAACCTCTCAAAGTGGTACTTTTTACTTTAATCTTAAGTCTTTCAACGGTAAAATTATTGCGGTTAGTGAGTTTTTTGAAAATAGAAGTTTACGTGATAACGCAATTGATCTAATAAAAATAGAGGCTGTAAATGCTTCCATCGAAGATCAGTCGAAATTAAGAAAATATAGTTATGCAGTTGACAACGAGTAA
- a CDS encoding SusC/RagA family TonB-linked outer membrane protein has translation MKLKFKWIFTVLIALSVQLSFSQEKTISGVVSGDLGIIPGVNIIVKGTKNSAQTDFDGKYVVKAKTGDVLLFSFVGMKDKSVTVGSSRTINISLESAAEMMNEVIVVGYGVQKRKEVTGSISKIAGNEVANLVVPSFEGALAGRAAGVQVVTNTGIIGAVPVIRIRGVASISSGSSPLIVLDGMPIVSGDIGSTLVTNGLGDINPADIESFEILKDGAATAIYGSRAANGVILITTKSGKKGTLKVNLTSTMGVASAASRYDLLETPDFIKISNEKTSNAGLTPWAVGDEYNTDWQGAIFRNAAQMNHSLSFSGGSDKTKYFLSLGLTEQEGINIANEMKRYSIRANIDQDINRWLSIGTNLSVTRTEYDGLNVAAGNLSGNVFNVIRQLPNTPIYDSANPTGYNLSPDNVNVGQWKNSNPVGDNVTNIVYVLDHNKYRSKVKRTLANLYANAKITSDLSFRLQVSADDASESGFRYFNPVHGDGRSLNGSLNNTSLEYFTWNWQNVLNYKKTFAENHNIGITGVAEYQKQTYNYYRAFGSDLISDFYDKGIISDSYVTRDSGGSMFENGIMSYLARGTYNYKEKYFIQGSIRRDGISKLGKDTRWNNFPGISGGWTISKENFMAPISNTISELKIRASYSEVGNTDIGNYPYRGLTVSSPYGTLNGIGYYQFGNDQLQWEASKKNDIGVDLGLFNNRINLTFDYYENNIDKLILEVPVARSLGIPGGEINQNIGKLINKGYEFSVSFKAFNTKNFSWDLSSNLTLAENIVQSVFNGQDIIGGTSTNTNIAPNIIIREGESINSLFGFEYWGVNKANGNPVYYKADGSLVQGKLPGLTYATFDENNPADVSKSAALTNSDRRILGNTLPTYFGSFSSAMRYKNLDFGFMFRFSGGNKVFNSTRRELLNQNFNNNSTEILGRWQSVENPGDGWTPRLYAGSNTSTNFSGSATSRFVENADFISLDNLTIGYTLPKLFLDKIKVENFRVFAQAQNVWLISKYKGINPEMETSGVDINGTPRTKVISVGINVSL, from the coding sequence ATGAAATTAAAATTTAAATGGATTTTTACTGTATTGATTGCATTGTCTGTACAGCTCTCTTTTTCACAAGAGAAAACTATTTCCGGAGTTGTTTCTGGTGATTTAGGAATTATTCCGGGAGTTAATATTATTGTTAAAGGCACAAAAAATAGTGCTCAGACTGATTTTGACGGTAAATATGTTGTAAAAGCAAAAACAGGTGACGTTTTATTATTTTCGTTTGTAGGAATGAAAGATAAGTCAGTAACAGTTGGTAGTTCTAGAACAATAAATATTAGTCTAGAGTCTGCAGCTGAAATGATGAATGAAGTAATAGTAGTAGGTTACGGAGTTCAAAAAAGAAAAGAAGTTACAGGATCAATTTCTAAAATTGCTGGTAATGAGGTTGCAAATCTTGTAGTTCCGAGTTTTGAAGGAGCTTTGGCAGGTAGGGCTGCAGGAGTGCAAGTTGTAACGAACACTGGTATTATTGGAGCTGTCCCGGTAATTAGGATTAGAGGAGTGGCATCGATTTCTAGTGGGAGTAGTCCTTTAATAGTCTTAGATGGTATGCCAATTGTTTCGGGTGATATTGGCAGCACTCTTGTAACAAACGGATTAGGTGATATAAATCCTGCAGATATTGAGTCATTTGAAATACTAAAAGATGGTGCCGCGACAGCTATCTATGGATCTAGGGCTGCAAATGGAGTTATATTGATAACTACAAAATCGGGAAAGAAAGGAACGTTAAAAGTGAATTTAACTAGCACTATGGGGGTTGCTAGTGCCGCTAGTAGATACGATTTGCTGGAAACACCTGATTTTATAAAAATCTCTAATGAAAAAACGTCAAATGCTGGTTTAACACCATGGGCAGTTGGGGATGAATACAATACTGATTGGCAAGGTGCAATTTTTAGAAATGCAGCACAAATGAATCATTCATTATCATTTAGTGGAGGTTCAGATAAAACGAAATACTTTCTTTCATTAGGATTAACAGAGCAAGAAGGCATTAATATTGCTAATGAGATGAAGCGATATTCCATAAGAGCCAATATTGATCAGGATATTAATAGATGGTTGAGTATTGGAACTAATTTAAGCGTGACAAGAACAGAGTACGATGGATTGAATGTGGCAGCAGGGAACCTCTCGGGTAATGTTTTTAATGTTATTAGACAACTACCGAACACACCTATTTATGATTCAGCTAACCCAACGGGATATAATTTATCTCCTGATAATGTTAATGTTGGACAATGGAAAAATTCAAATCCAGTGGGCGATAATGTTACCAATATTGTTTATGTCTTAGATCATAATAAGTATCGTTCAAAAGTTAAGCGCACGTTGGCAAATCTTTACGCGAATGCTAAAATTACTTCTGATTTAAGTTTCAGGCTGCAAGTGAGTGCAGACGATGCAAGTGAAAGTGGTTTTAGATATTTCAACCCGGTTCATGGCGATGGACGTTCTCTTAATGGTTCTTTGAATAATACAAGTTTAGAATATTTTACATGGAACTGGCAAAATGTTTTGAACTACAAAAAAACATTTGCGGAAAATCATAACATTGGAATTACAGGAGTAGCTGAATACCAAAAACAAACCTATAACTACTATAGAGCTTTTGGAAGTGATTTAATAAGTGATTTCTATGATAAAGGAATAATTTCCGATTCATACGTTACCAGAGACTCGGGAGGTTCTATGTTTGAGAATGGAATTATGTCATACTTAGCTCGTGGTACTTATAATTACAAGGAAAAGTATTTTATTCAGGGATCTATTAGAAGAGACGGTATTTCTAAATTAGGAAAAGATACAAGATGGAATAATTTTCCGGGTATTTCCGGAGGTTGGACAATTTCAAAAGAAAACTTTATGGCACCGATTAGTAATACAATTTCGGAGCTAAAAATCAGAGCTTCATATTCTGAGGTAGGAAATACGGATATAGGTAACTATCCTTATAGAGGTCTAACAGTAAGCTCTCCTTACGGAACTTTAAATGGTATCGGATATTATCAATTTGGTAATGATCAGTTACAATGGGAAGCAAGTAAAAAAAATGATATTGGGGTAGATCTGGGGTTATTTAATAACCGTATCAATCTAACCTTTGACTATTACGAAAATAATATAGACAAATTAATTTTAGAAGTTCCAGTTGCTAGGTCTTTAGGGATTCCTGGAGGTGAGATCAATCAAAATATTGGTAAGTTAATTAATAAGGGATATGAGTTTTCTGTAAGTTTTAAAGCATTTAATACTAAGAATTTCAGTTGGGATTTATCATCTAATTTAACTCTTGCTGAAAACATAGTACAAAGTGTTTTTAATGGACAAGACATTATAGGAGGCACAAGTACAAATACTAATATTGCTCCTAACATAATAATAAGAGAAGGAGAATCAATAAATTCATTATTTGGTTTTGAGTATTGGGGAGTGAATAAAGCAAATGGTAATCCTGTTTATTATAAAGCGGATGGTAGTCTGGTACAAGGAAAATTACCAGGCCTTACTTATGCAACGTTTGATGAAAACAACCCCGCAGATGTTTCGAAATCAGCTGCATTGACAAATAGTGATAGAAGAATACTAGGAAATACACTGCCTACCTATTTTGGTTCATTTAGTTCAGCGATGAGGTATAAAAATTTAGATTTTGGTTTTATGTTCAGATTTAGTGGCGGAAATAAAGTTTTTAACAGTACAAGAAGAGAGCTTTTAAATCAGAACTTTAATAATAATAGTACCGAAATTTTAGGCAGATGGCAAAGTGTTGAGAATCCGGGTGACGGATGGACACCAAGGTTGTATGCAGGTTCAAATACTTCAACAAATTTTTCAGGAAGTGCAACATCGCGATTTGTCGAAAATGCTGACTTTATTTCATTAGACAATTTGACTATTGGTTATACGTTGCCTAAATTATTTTTAGACAAAATTAAAGTGGAGAATTTTAGAGTTTTTGCGCAAGCTCAGAATGTGTGGCTCATTAGTAAATATAAAGGAATTAACCCAGAAATGGAAACATCCGGAGTAGACATTAATGGTACTCCTCGAACTAAGGTAATATCAGTAGGGATAAACGTAAGCTTATAA